AGCTCCGGTTCACCGACCCCGTTGACGGCAGTGAGCGATCCTTCGTCAGCGGGCGGGCCCTGCCGCTCGTCTCCACGAACTAGCCTGCGCCCCTCCCCGATGGTGCGCACTCGGTGTCTAAATGCCCATCGTGCAGGTGTTACTAGGCCAACACGCGGCGTAAATCTCGGAAATTGACCATAGTTTCTAAGTTTTTTGTGACGATGTTGTGCCTCCCACCGACTTACCTGCAGAGCGACATGATGCGCTCGCACTGACGGTGCGGCTGTTCGGGCCGTACCCCGATAGGGAGGAAATTCTGATGGCAACCGAAGAGAAGAACACCACCCCAGCAGGCGCGACCCCGGCGGCACCCGCCCCACACGCGGCGTCGCCATCGTCGCGCGTCGACCGGGTCCAGTTCTCCAATGACGCAAACGAGACGAACCACGCAGGCGGTCGCACGAGCGTCGCCGAGGGCGTGGTCGCAAAGATCGCCGGAATCGCGGCCCGCGAGGTCGGCGGAGTCTACGCGCTTGGCGGTGGTGGAGCGCGGGCGCTCGGCGCCATTCGCGAAGCGATGAACGCGACCGACCTCACGCAGGGCGTCAAGGTCGAGGTCGGAGAAACTCAGGCGGCCGCCGACATCACCATCGTGGTGGACTACCCGGCACCGATCCAGACGGTCGCCGAGAACGTGCGCACTGCAGTCACCGCAGCGATCACCAAGATGGTCGGACTCGAGGTCGTTGAGGTCAACGTCGATGTGAACGACGTGCACCTGCCGACCGACGATGCTGACGACGACACAGAGTCGCGCGTCTCATGAGCGCCACACTGGCGGGCGCGCTGACCGGCGCGGTGCTCGCGTTTGCGGGGCTTATCTTCGGGTTCTGGGGATTCCTCCTCGTCGCGATCCTCATGGCCGTCGGCGCGCTGGTCGGCAGAGTGGTGTCGGGCGATCTCGACCTCCGGGCGCTCGCCGGCGTCTTCACGGGTAGGCGAACGTCGTCATGAGCCCCACGACCGTTGACGCGCCAGCTCAGCAGACGGTCGGCCCACGCCACGACGTGCGGGGCGCGATTCGCGTTCAGCCGCGCGCACTCGAGAAAGCTGTCCGCGAGTCGATCGCACACCGAGCCGGCGCACCGCGCGAGGCGGTGAACGTCGATCTCGCGGACTGGGGCGGGGCGCTCACCGTGAAGGTGGCGACGAAACTGCCCATTCCCGAGCTGTCTCAGACTGGAGCCATCCAGGCGGAGATGCCGCTCTTGGAGCGCGTGCGCGCGCTGCAGACCGCGCTCGTGAGCGAGCTCGGCCTGCTTACCGGCAGGGAGATCAGGCGTGTGTCGGTCGTGGTCACCGGGGCGATCATTCCAGAGCAGAGGCGGGTGAGGTAAATGTTGAATGGCACACTGACGCGCGTCGTGCGGCGCGAGACTCATTCCCCGCGGACCGTGCTCGCCGTCGGAGCACTCGTGCTCACGGCGGCCGCGGCCACCTATGTGGGGATCGAGCTCGTGCTGCATCTCACGCGCTCAGAACCGCTGCTCGTCACTCCGGGAGACGCAGCCAGGTGGCTCGGAGACGTGCCCGCGCTTGGTAGTGCGGGCGCCGTTGGCGCGCTAGCGATCGCCGTGCTTGGGCTCGTGCTGGTTGGCCTCGCGCTAGCGCCTGGCCGGCGATCAAAGCACCAGCTCACCGATGGCCCGTATGCGGTTGTCGCCGACAACGGCGTCATCGCCTCGGCGGTCGCCGAGCGTGTGCGGCGTGAGCTTGATGTCTCGCGCGGCGCCGTTGTCGTCGGCATCGGACACCGAAGCGCCGACGTCACTGTCCGACCCGAGCCCGGTCAGCAGATCGACGCCGGGTACGTCCGTGAAATCGCTGCCGCCGAGCTGTCGAGCTATGGGCTTTCGCCCACGGTTCGTGCCCGAGCCCGGATCCAGCGCCCCACATCGAACGGAGGCCAGGAATGAACGCGACCAACCGCGCGGTGAACCGCGGCGTCCTGCTCGTCGTCGGGCTCATCCTGCTCGCGGCAGGTGGAACGGCCTTCGTCGCCATCATCTGGCGTCCAGCGGGCCAGGCGTGGCGGGACGGTGTTGGGCAGCTGCGCGAGTGGCTCATCGCCGCTGACGAAGGCGCTCGACTGCACCCGAGCACGACGGTCAGTTGGGTGACCCTCGGGCTGCTCCTCGTGCTGCTCGCGCTCGTTGTGTTCGCGGTCGTCACCGTGGCCCGCCTGGGCGGTGGCAAGGTGCATACCGTGACTCGTGTCGAGGGGGACGAGGGAGCGCTCGGCCCCGTCACCGTGACACAGGGGTTCGTCGCCGATGCTCTGAACGAGTCGCTGTCGAGGCACGAAGAGATTCTGTCGACGAAGGTCAGCGCGAGCCGCGTGCGCGGCCAGGACGTGCTGCACGTGAGCGTCACGCCCCGTCAGAACGTCTCGCCCGCGCGCACCGCGGCCACTGTTGCCGGCCTCCTCGACAATCTCGGCACGTTGCTGGGGGAACAACCGCCGACATACATCTCGATCCACTCGGGTCTGCGCGCAAAACTTGCCGCCGACCAGCCCCGGGTCCGCTAGCTCAGCCACTAGTCACAATCAGAAAGGGGGGAACACGATGTGGAAGAACCTGTTCATTGTCGCTGTCATCGGTATAGCGGCCTATTGGGTAGGCGTCGAGTCGGCGAAGTCTCGTGGGAAGAACTACGAAGATCTTCGCCACCAGATCGAACGCTTGTGGACAAGCCCTGAAGCGCAAAAGGCTCGCCGCCGACGCGCCAAGGCCACGCGCAAGCTCGTCCAGCAGGCGCAGAAGCGCGTACTGGGCGCATAACCAGAAACCCAACCCACCATCACAGACCCCGAATCCCTCGGGGCACATCAGACAGGAGAACATCATGAGTGCAGAAGACAAGATCAAGGCGGCCGCTGACAAGGTCGCAGGACAGGTCAAGGAGACCGTCGGGAAGCTCACCGACAACGACAAGCTCGTTGCGGAGGGCAAAGCCGACAAGCTCAAGGGCGAGGCGAAGGGAGCCGTCGAGGACGTCAAGGACGCGTTCAAGAAGTAGGCACGGTGCCGGTGAGGTGGCCCAGGCCACCTCATCGGCCGTCGTGGCGAAACTGTCGAATCCTCGCGTTCTGAGCGCCGCAGGGTCGAATGGTTGCCAGAAACCTACAAAGGGTCGTGCGATTGTGAATCCCGTACCGAGGATGGGGATCGTGGTCAGTGGGGAATGGCCGCAATGGGTTTCGGGGGAAGCACACCGTGCGAGGGGAGCGACGGATGGCGGAGCAACACCACCGGGAAGTATTGGAAACAGCGCCCGACTGGATCCTTGTCGGACGGGCAACCGAGGGAGACACCGTCGCCTTCGCGGCGTTGGTGCGGCGATACGCTCCGATGATGCGGGCCTATGCGAGACGGATACTGCCTGGCACCGCCGAGCTCGACGACGTGGTGCAAGAGACATTCATCACGGCGTGGGAGCAGCTGGAGACACTGGAGAACCCCGACCGGGTGAAGAGCTGGATCATGCGCATCACGAGTCGAAAAGCGGTCGACCGTGTGCGTGCCCTGCGCCCGCACACGGATATTACGGCTCTCGAGGTACCCGGGCCGCAGCACTCGGACCCTCCCCGAAGACACGAGGCCAACGCGGGCGTGCAAGCGCTACAGGAAGCACTTGCGGATCTACCGGACACCGAGCGTCAATGCTGGGTATTGCGAGAAATCGGCGAGTATAGCTACGACGAGATCGCTGAGCAGCTCGAGCTCCCGGCCTCGACGGTGCGCGGCAAGCTTGCCCGGGCCCGGAAACACATAATCGTTCGAATGGAGGAGTGGCGATGAGCAAGACCGACCATCGCGCGCTCCTTGGGCTGCGCCCAGAAGACCTCGACGGCGTCTCAATCGAAGAACTTTCCGAGTACCTCGACAACGGTCGCACCCCGCCCAATCCCCGCATCGAGGCGTCCGCAGGGTGTCAGCGCGCCCTCGACGCGCTACAGCGCATCGGCGAGCTCTCACCCCTGCTCCTCGACGCCGATGCGGCCGCCGAACCTCCCGCGGAGGACAGCTGGGTGCAAGGGGTGCTCGCAGGCATCGCGCTGGATGTTCACGCCGGACGACGGATCCCGATCGTCCTCGACAGCCCCGCGACCGACGCCGGAATCACCGAGGGCGCGCTCCGCGGCCTTATCCGGCGGGCGGAGCGTGCGGCCCCCGGTACGCTGGTCGGCAAATGTACGTTCGCCGGCGACATCACCGAGCCGAACGCACCCGTCCGCGTGGCGATCGAACTGAGCGTCCCGTACGGCGCCGAGATTCACGCGGCAGCGGATGCCGTTCGCGCGGAGATCCGATCACTCGTCGCCTCCCACACGACAGTAACGCTGACCGACGTCGACATCGTCGTGCGCGATGTGCAGCCCGTGAACCCGCAGATAGTAGAGAACACATGACCGAACGTGCCGCTGACCGCCTCGAAGCAGCGCTCGAAGTTGCCATCCGATCTGTGCCCGGAGTGACAGGACTCTATCGGACCGGCAGTAGCGTCGCGAAGCTTATCGACGCCAGCGCGGCGCTGCTACGCGGGCAACAGCAGCGGTCATCCCTCGTGCGCGTCGACGACGGCACGTCGGGCGTGACGGTGACGGCAGCGGTCGGCGTCGACTCGGCCGTGAGCAGCGTGCAGGTGCTCGAACTGGCGAGCACCGCTGTCACAGAGGCCGTCACCGCGTCGCAGCTCGCGCTCGAACAGGTGCACCTCACCGTGGTGCACGTCAACGGAGACGGCCTTCGAAGCTAGGGCCGTCGCCGTCGCTCGTCCCGGGGCCCAGCCAGCTCGCGTAACATTGACGCAATGACCGAGACACCCGCAGGCGCAACGCCCCAACCGAGCGACATCGACCCCGCGGACCTCGAAACCGCGCTGCGCGTCATCGCCGCAGCCGCAAAGCTGCCAAGCGAGCACGCGGACGTCGTCACCATCCGCCGTGCGACATCGGCGATGTATAAGGCTGCGAAGAGCGAGCGGCGCCGGGTGCAGCGCGGCGAGATTGCTCAGGCGAACCGCGCCGTAATCGAGGCGACCGCGACGGGAGCGCCCGACAGGATCGACGACGAGACCCGCGGCCTCACCCTCACCGCCACCTCGGAGGCGAAGTACGTTGGGGAGCTGCGCAAGGCGCAGGCATGCTACATCTGCAAGCAGCCGTACACGAAGGTCGAGTCGTTCTACCACCAGCTCTGCCCGAGCTGCGCAGAGTTTAGCCACGGCAAGCGCAACGCGCGCACCGACCTCACGGGCAAGCGGGCGCTGCTCACTGGCGGGCGCGCGAAGATCGGGATGCACATCGCGCTTCGCCTGCTGCGTGACGGCGCACACACGACAATCACGACCCGTTTTCCGCGAGACGCGGCCCGCCGGTTCTCGTCGCTCCCTGACTCGGCCGACTGGATCGACCGCCTGCGCATCGTCGGCATCGACCTGCGCGACCCCTCGCAGGTCGTCGCGCTCGCTGACTCAGTCGCGGCCCGCGGCCCGCTCGACATCCTCATCAACAACGCGGCGCAGACGGTCAGGCGCTCGCCAGGCTCGTACTCGCTGCTTGCCGACGCTGAATCGCAGCCACTCCCTGCCGGCGTGTACCCCGAGACCGAGACGCTGGGACACCCGGCAGAGCTCCACCCGCGCGCGCTGCAGTCCTCGGTCGGCGACGACGGTGCCGTCTCGCTTGATGCGTTCTCACCGGCGCTCCTTTCGGGCACTGTCGCCGCGGGGCTCGAGCAGGCTCGCAGCGCCGACGACCTCACCGCGCTTGCGATGGCTGCCGGATCCTCGTCGC
Above is a window of Leucobacter aridicollis DNA encoding:
- a CDS encoding CsbD family protein yields the protein MSAEDKIKAAADKVAGQVKETVGKLTDNDKLVAEGKADKLKGEAKGAVEDVKDAFKK
- a CDS encoding DUF2273 domain-containing protein; translated protein: MSATLAGALTGAVLAFAGLIFGFWGFLLVAILMAVGALVGRVVSGDLDLRALAGVFTGRRTSS
- a CDS encoding Asp23/Gls24 family envelope stress response protein; this encodes MATEEKNTTPAGATPAAPAPHAASPSSRVDRVQFSNDANETNHAGGRTSVAEGVVAKIAGIAAREVGGVYALGGGGARALGAIREAMNATDLTQGVKVEVGETQAAADITIVVDYPAPIQTVAENVRTAVTAAITKMVGLEVVEVNVDVNDVHLPTDDADDDTESRVS
- a CDS encoding RNA polymerase sigma factor; translated protein: MAEQHHREVLETAPDWILVGRATEGDTVAFAALVRRYAPMMRAYARRILPGTAELDDVVQETFITAWEQLETLENPDRVKSWIMRITSRKAVDRVRALRPHTDITALEVPGPQHSDPPRRHEANAGVQALQEALADLPDTERQCWVLREIGEYSYDEIAEQLELPASTVRGKLARARKHIIVRMEEWR
- a CDS encoding SDR family NAD(P)-dependent oxidoreductase produces the protein MTETPAGATPQPSDIDPADLETALRVIAAAAKLPSEHADVVTIRRATSAMYKAAKSERRRVQRGEIAQANRAVIEATATGAPDRIDDETRGLTLTATSEAKYVGELRKAQACYICKQPYTKVESFYHQLCPSCAEFSHGKRNARTDLTGKRALLTGGRAKIGMHIALRLLRDGAHTTITTRFPRDAARRFSSLPDSADWIDRLRIVGIDLRDPSQVVALADSVAARGPLDILINNAAQTVRRSPGSYSLLADAESQPLPAGVYPETETLGHPAELHPRALQSSVGDDGAVSLDAFSPALLSGTVAAGLEQARSADDLTALAMAAGSSSLDKHADGSAIDAGGLVPDVAHVNSWVQHVQEVDPIEMLEVQLCNSTAPFILISRLRASMAASPARRTYVVNVSAMEGQFSRKYKGPGHPHTNMAKAALNMLTRTSAEEMFTTDGILMTAVDTGWITDERPHFTKVRLAEEGFHAPLDLVDGAARVYDPIVRGEAGEDLYGCFVKDYEPSAW
- a CDS encoding DNA/RNA endonuclease G — translated: MLNGTLTRVVRRETHSPRTVLAVGALVLTAAAATYVGIELVLHLTRSEPLLVTPGDAARWLGDVPALGSAGAVGALAIAVLGLVLVGLALAPGRRSKHQLTDGPYAVVADNGVIASAVAERVRRELDVSRGAVVVGIGHRSADVTVRPEPGQQIDAGYVREIAAAELSSYGLSPTVRARARIQRPTSNGGQE
- a CDS encoding NTP pyrophosphohydrolase encodes the protein MSPTTVDAPAQQTVGPRHDVRGAIRVQPRALEKAVRESIAHRAGAPREAVNVDLADWGGALTVKVATKLPIPELSQTGAIQAEMPLLERVRALQTALVSELGLLTGREIRRVSVVVTGAIIPEQRRVR